A window from Fibrobacter sp. UWB11 encodes these proteins:
- a CDS encoding N-6 DNA methylase has translation MKLSLSALETFLKQQCDALRTSMDAAEYKDYIIAMIFIKWANDNFAIQQKAYAEKLRSDYKDLPDISIASEIEENNTDIYSFYVPVEARWNIEIMPVQYTNNVLNEREKAQQIVNDPTKNSAEIKEAKEKIRECENLLEWRGLLVCTENIGAALTRALRQLELANTKTLDGVLKSINFNKLNGKGERILSDELLSNMIKDFNKYTFTEDNFEFPDLLGAAYEYLLKFFAESAGKKGGEFYTPAPVVELMGKILQPAQNASICDPTVGSGGLLINMKNFVEARYGSAKNLHICGQEVIDGTYKMCKMNMLFHGITDANIQLGDTLLHPKHVINGELEKFDIVVANPPFSQNYTKKDMEFTERFSSFWMNTKKQADFMFVQHMVAILKDDGRMAVVMPHGVLFRGGEEMRYRTHLINEGLLECIIGLPEGLFYGTGIPACILIINKKGASGRNGVFFINADREYKEGKNQNVLRPEDVEKISYVYLNKCEIEKYSRFVSKEELEKENYNCNIRRYIDNTPPAENQDVYAHLHGGVPAKEIEELGTLTNCYGNIEEVIFEANHSEHGEESYMNFAGDISTRDDIKTKLFNYIGYKNTRAEYDAILKNFWKSACKEISKLPETKDVYDLQKTLSSLFSEYLSAKNNPVLDEYQSRGAFAQYIEDLKSDFKSIAASGWNATLIPDEVILQSQAGDILEQLKEKKARRDEIIEKFEEVAKFDDDECDEEFDEDTYDVFPKKIAKEYKDSKCNLKMQLDSLSKEVKNKEGILKAYKKNVDSDNKEYKKELNNKIKQLKKDKSDSSKIEIDKLNKIIADIDEHKKRETLSLDAIKITKSEAEATKVLSEIETIKKLISSNNDKIIELKSQIDAIDTRLKHNDELDAEQKQLTKDINAIEKNLAEIAQNAREKISAENAKELILSIGYKRLSDTINEYLDSHIRKLQHLIEGIYDKYTVTLGTMISKRDKAVAELDSFMKELGYEC, from the coding sequence TTGAAACTTTCACTTTCTGCATTAGAGACCTTTCTTAAACAGCAATGTGACGCACTCCGCACAAGTATGGATGCGGCAGAATATAAAGACTACATCATTGCGATGATTTTTATAAAATGGGCAAATGATAATTTTGCAATTCAACAAAAGGCATATGCAGAAAAGCTGCGTTCCGATTACAAGGACTTACCCGACATTTCAATTGCTTCGGAAATCGAAGAAAACAATACTGACATTTATAGTTTCTATGTTCCTGTAGAAGCTAGATGGAATATTGAAATAATGCCAGTACAATACACCAATAATGTATTAAATGAACGTGAAAAAGCGCAACAAATTGTAAATGATCCAACAAAAAATTCGGCAGAAATAAAAGAGGCGAAAGAGAAAATTCGCGAGTGCGAGAATCTACTTGAATGGAGAGGTCTTCTTGTCTGCACAGAAAATATAGGTGCAGCATTGACGCGTGCTTTAAGGCAACTCGAATTGGCAAATACTAAAACTTTGGACGGTGTATTAAAGTCTATCAACTTTAACAAACTTAATGGCAAGGGAGAACGCATTCTTTCGGATGAACTTCTTTCTAACATGATTAAGGACTTCAATAAGTATACGTTTACTGAGGATAATTTTGAGTTTCCTGATTTGCTAGGTGCGGCCTATGAATACCTTTTGAAGTTTTTTGCCGAAAGTGCTGGTAAAAAAGGCGGCGAGTTTTATACACCGGCCCCTGTCGTGGAGCTGATGGGAAAGATTTTGCAGCCTGCCCAAAACGCTTCTATTTGCGACCCGACGGTTGGTTCCGGTGGACTTCTTATCAATATGAAGAATTTTGTGGAAGCGCGCTATGGCTCTGCCAAAAATCTTCATATTTGCGGACAGGAAGTAATCGATGGCACATACAAGATGTGCAAGATGAACATGCTATTCCATGGCATTACTGACGCCAACATTCAGCTTGGCGATACGCTTTTGCATCCAAAGCACGTTATAAATGGTGAACTTGAAAAGTTTGATATCGTTGTAGCAAATCCGCCGTTCAGCCAGAACTACACCAAAAAGGACATGGAATTCACAGAACGTTTCTCTTCTTTTTGGATGAATACCAAAAAGCAGGCGGACTTTATGTTTGTCCAGCACATGGTTGCAATCCTTAAAGACGATGGACGGATGGCGGTAGTCATGCCTCATGGAGTTTTATTCCGTGGTGGCGAAGAAATGCGTTATCGCACTCACCTTATTAACGAAGGCCTGCTTGAATGTATTATCGGCCTTCCAGAAGGGCTTTTCTATGGAACCGGAATTCCAGCTTGCATTCTTATTATCAATAAAAAGGGTGCATCTGGACGTAATGGGGTATTCTTCATAAATGCGGATCGAGAATATAAGGAAGGCAAAAATCAGAATGTTCTTCGTCCCGAAGATGTAGAAAAAATCAGTTACGTCTATTTGAACAAGTGCGAAATTGAAAAATACAGTCGCTTTGTTTCAAAAGAAGAACTTGAAAAAGAGAACTACAATTGCAACATTCGCCGTTATATAGATAATACTCCTCCTGCAGAGAATCAGGATGTTTATGCTCATTTGCATGGAGGTGTTCCAGCAAAAGAAATTGAAGAGTTAGGCACACTTACGAATTGCTATGGAAATATTGAGGAAGTGATTTTCGAAGCAAATCATTCTGAGCACGGCGAAGAGTCCTATATGAATTTTGCAGGAGACATTTCGACTAGGGATGATATTAAAACAAAACTATTCAATTATATAGGCTATAAAAACACAAGAGCCGAATACGATGCAATCCTTAAAAATTTTTGGAAATCTGCTTGCAAAGAAATCAGCAAACTTCCTGAAACAAAGGACGTTTACGATTTGCAAAAAACGCTCTCATCGTTGTTCAGTGAATATCTATCTGCCAAAAACAATCCTGTACTCGATGAATATCAGAGCCGAGGAGCATTTGCCCAGTATATCGAAGACTTAAAATCTGATTTTAAATCCATAGCGGCAAGCGGATGGAATGCAACATTAATTCCAGATGAAGTAATTCTTCAGAGCCAGGCAGGCGATATTCTTGAACAATTAAAAGAAAAGAAGGCCCGTCGTGACGAAATAATCGAAAAGTTTGAAGAAGTCGCCAAGTTCGATGACGACGAGTGTGACGAAGAATTTGACGAAGATACATATGATGTATTCCCTAAGAAAATCGCCAAAGAATACAAGGATTCTAAATGTAATTTAAAAATGCAGTTAGATTCTCTTTCTAAAGAAGTTAAGAATAAAGAAGGAATTCTTAAAGCCTATAAGAAAAATGTAGATTCCGATAATAAAGAATACAAAAAAGAACTGAACAATAAGATTAAACAACTCAAAAAAGACAAATCAGATTCAAGTAAGATTGAAATTGATAAGTTGAATAAAATTATCGCAGATATTGATGAGCATAAAAAAAGAGAAACGTTGTCTTTAGACGCAATAAAGATAACTAAGTCTGAAGCAGAAGCAACAAAGGTCCTGTCAGAAATTGAAACTATTAAAAAACTTATTTCATCGAACAATGATAAAATAATAGAATTAAAAAGCCAGATTGATGCTATTGATACAAGGCTAAAGCATAATGATGAACTTGATGCAGAACAAAAGCAGCTTACAAAAGACATTAATGCAATAGAAAAGAACCTTGCTGAAATCGCCCAAAACGCCCGAGAAAAGATTAGTGCAGAGAACGCAAAAGAACTGATTCTTTCTATTGGTTATAAGCGTCTTTCGGACACAATCAATGAATATCTTGATTCTCATATCCGCAAACTTCAGCACCTCATTGAAGGTATTTACGACAAATACACCGTTACTCTCGGAACAATGATTAGCAAAAGAGACAAGGCTGTTGCCGAGCTCGATTCATTTATGAAGGAATTGGGATATGAGTGCTAG
- a CDS encoding PD-(D/E)XK nuclease family transposase — protein MNRNEFFAMVKDVHEHPEHLAEYRKTYRNVYPFSDGIFKMLIANEAKPERTVKFLNAMLELTGGNAIKSFTLGVQENPGVLNDKTAIFDIYGTTEAGAPILIEVQQNYNKFFVDRLIYYTSRVFTRTVKKSQTYKLPHIYVLSILTENQFPLERNTYLHHSQLVRNRRHFYDKLDVYLIELEKFFAIEDRTPLEVREQSTRADMLRIFRDVLEEKDIPEEKLKSLLDKDFIKDVSLTGYTDEILLNEVDGMTDLLYERQGAYAQGHDDAHKEDAQLMVDAGILTPEKAAELFKVPKKEILPRNR, from the coding sequence ATGAATCGCAATGAATTTTTCGCCATGGTAAAAGACGTCCATGAGCATCCTGAACATTTGGCAGAATATCGCAAAACGTATAGGAACGTTTATCCTTTTAGCGACGGCATTTTCAAAATGCTTATAGCGAACGAGGCAAAACCCGAACGTACAGTAAAATTTTTGAATGCTATGCTTGAACTTACAGGAGGAAACGCCATCAAATCGTTTACTTTAGGTGTTCAAGAAAATCCTGGTGTTCTAAACGATAAAACAGCCATTTTTGACATATACGGCACTACGGAAGCAGGCGCACCCATCCTTATCGAAGTTCAGCAGAATTACAATAAATTTTTCGTTGATCGTCTTATTTATTACACATCTCGGGTTTTTACCCGCACCGTTAAAAAATCGCAAACCTACAAATTGCCACACATTTATGTGCTCTCAATCTTGACCGAAAACCAATTTCCTCTAGAAAGAAACACCTATCTTCATCACTCACAACTCGTACGCAATCGGCGTCACTTTTATGACAAGTTGGATGTCTATTTGATAGAACTCGAAAAGTTTTTCGCAATAGAAGATAGAACACCCCTAGAAGTTCGAGAACAGTCTACCCGAGCTGATATGTTACGCATTTTCCGCGATGTCCTTGAAGAAAAAGATATTCCCGAAGAAAAGTTAAAAAGCCTACTTGACAAGGATTTCATCAAAGATGTATCTTTGACAGGGTACACCGACGAAATTCTTTTGAACGAGGTTGACGGTATGACAGACTTGCTTTACGAGAGACAAGGGGCCTATGCTCAAGGACATGACGATGCCCATAAAGAAGATGCTCAGTTAATGGTCGATGCCGGAATATTGACCCCAGAGAAAGCGGCTGAACTTTTCAAGGTTCCTAAAAAGGAAATCTTACCAAGAAATCGGTGA
- a CDS encoding PA14 domain-containing protein has product MIKDNEIRNAINTYTDDIWNTYQVNASVISFKSQKNGGKATDLKKMLVSKKDSITGALFVGDIPRAQFEFYQKTEEGFRYQRWVTDLYFMDLDGVWKDTAAGGPEAYGGKLFDTTTTTLNFNVRNGSPIPGKVPADSFSIAYSGYLKSPVTALCSLQLTTDNDRRLWINDSLLIDAWFNNWDIPYYSAFQFKKDSLYKFKLNYAEEFGDAYLTLKWKCGNNASYEPIPDSVWRQNDKSTRGLNQTYYGNIFMIDSLPEEDIKHLWISGKSNGVFDGHYSKSGAVSDSFEIWVSRIDPNTAGFYGNPKILLLRYFEKIHNYYLGLFKKATRSAMFLTEEGGLNNPLDQKFVDGLSLLYSPDSLDKSIADGQEYLDNIKSDKYDWALYGGHGGQTGLGNGLDITQVERNMCVSPRFFHFACCGPLTCYDFYGNANSASVGSEHIFNTINGGFVSIGSSKTSGSDQMDGFMYYAFERKFIGESFREWVNERVKRNQYGHKEDLYDWFYGESIIGDPMQKLEVPEQKTIRIHKVKAQQKPQKNGKLYDLLGRIKGFFNIQ; this is encoded by the coding sequence ATGATAAAAGACAACGAAATCAGGAATGCCATAAACACCTATACAGATGACATTTGGAATACTTATCAAGTAAATGCCTCTGTCATATCTTTCAAATCCCAGAAGAACGGCGGGAAAGCGACCGACCTAAAAAAAATGCTCGTCAGCAAGAAGGATTCCATCACGGGAGCCCTTTTTGTTGGAGATATTCCGCGAGCTCAATTTGAATTTTACCAGAAAACAGAAGAAGGATTCCGATACCAACGTTGGGTAACAGACTTATACTTCATGGATCTTGACGGTGTTTGGAAAGACACGGCCGCCGGAGGCCCCGAAGCCTATGGCGGAAAGTTGTTTGATACCACCACGACAACATTAAACTTTAATGTACGCAACGGTTCTCCGATACCAGGGAAGGTGCCGGCGGATAGTTTTTCAATTGCCTATTCCGGATACCTCAAATCTCCAGTCACCGCACTTTGTTCCCTGCAACTTACTACGGACAACGACAGACGCCTTTGGATTAACGATTCCCTGCTCATTGACGCATGGTTCAACAACTGGGACATTCCCTATTACAGCGCTTTTCAATTCAAGAAAGACAGTCTCTACAAATTCAAACTAAACTATGCAGAAGAATTTGGCGACGCTTATCTTACCCTAAAATGGAAATGCGGGAATAATGCCTCCTATGAACCAATCCCTGATTCCGTTTGGCGTCAAAATGACAAGAGCACACGCGGTCTCAACCAAACCTATTACGGAAATATTTTCATGATAGATTCGCTCCCCGAAGAGGACATAAAGCACCTTTGGATTTCTGGAAAATCCAATGGAGTTTTTGACGGGCACTATTCCAAAAGTGGCGCAGTTTCTGATTCCTTTGAAATATGGGTCTCTCGAATTGACCCCAACACGGCTGGTTTCTACGGTAACCCCAAAATACTTTTATTGAGATATTTCGAGAAAATCCACAACTACTATCTCGGTTTGTTCAAGAAAGCTACGCGTAGTGCCATGTTCCTAACTGAGGAAGGAGGCTTAAACAATCCTCTAGACCAGAAATTCGTTGATGGTTTGAGCCTTCTTTATTCCCCAGACTCCCTTGATAAGTCTATCGCTGACGGGCAGGAATATCTAGACAACATAAAATCAGATAAGTATGATTGGGCCCTTTACGGTGGGCACGGAGGCCAAACTGGCCTTGGAAACGGGCTGGATATAACACAAGTGGAAAGAAACATGTGCGTCTCACCGAGATTTTTCCACTTTGCTTGCTGTGGTCCACTTACCTGCTATGATTTCTACGGCAACGCCAATAGTGCCTCTGTTGGAAGCGAGCATATCTTTAACACGATTAACGGCGGTTTTGTAAGTATCGGTTCGTCCAAAACCAGTGGAAGCGACCAAATGGATGGTTTCATGTATTACGCCTTTGAGCGCAAATTCATTGGCGAATCGTTCCGGGAATGGGTGAACGAAAGGGTGAAAAGAAACCAGTACGGCCATAAGGAAGACCTTTACGATTGGTTCTATGGAGAATCGATTATCGGAGATCCGATGCAAAAATTGGAAGTGCCAGAACAAAAAACGATTCGCATCCACAAAGTCAAAGCACAACAGAAACCACAAAAAAACGGCAAGCTGTACGACCTTTTGGGAAGAATCAAAGGCTTTTTCAACATCCAGTAA
- the leuA2 gene encoding 2-isopropylmalate synthase LeuA2 — MTETRKPFFYDVTLRDGNQALPKPWNNAQKKDVYLLLLKLGVQGAEVGFPASSEMDFESVMELAKLTAQMAEEGDETAKNVVVSGLARCIESDIQRCWEAVQYAPHPRIHTFLATSPLSMENVLHMTPEQVKEKAVKCVKFAKSLVGDKGDVEFSAEHFGDCLENMDFVIDVLKAVVEAGATTINLPNTVERYRPKLYVDQVKQVYEALPKNITISVHCHNDLGMATAATVESFFVGATQLEVALNGLGERCGNTNFYEVAIGLHNSGVETGLHLERIYETAILVSHWSGVPIYIRAPLIGTEAIVHRSGIHQDGASKTKDMKKGAYRPIDYSIIGRNQNDTLSFTSQSGRTAVYEIITKFGYKMTLQEASKLQPVLKRLSEAEGELSAERVLDVFREQFVNVNGRLVFNNIEVIPDENRFIFHFKKDGEALVKSVTAEGPIEAALMLMREIGMPVELVKYRQLVVPEKDKLWAGRGLSRIVLKANNEEVEGRGVSSDTLKANMRALFGGVNLIYKKA; from the coding sequence ATGACTGAAACGAGAAAACCATTCTTCTATGACGTAACACTGCGTGATGGTAACCAGGCTCTTCCGAAGCCCTGGAACAACGCCCAGAAAAAAGATGTTTATCTGTTGCTCTTGAAGCTCGGTGTGCAAGGTGCCGAAGTCGGTTTCCCTGCGTCTAGCGAAATGGATTTTGAATCGGTCATGGAACTTGCAAAGCTCACCGCACAGATGGCGGAAGAAGGCGACGAAACTGCAAAGAACGTCGTGGTTTCTGGCCTCGCTCGCTGCATCGAAAGCGATATCCAGCGCTGCTGGGAAGCTGTCCAGTACGCTCCGCATCCGCGTATCCATACGTTCCTCGCCACAAGCCCCTTGTCCATGGAAAACGTGCTGCACATGACGCCCGAACAGGTCAAGGAAAAGGCTGTGAAGTGCGTTAAGTTTGCAAAGTCGCTCGTCGGCGACAAGGGCGATGTGGAATTCAGCGCCGAACATTTTGGCGACTGCCTCGAAAACATGGATTTTGTGATTGACGTTCTGAAGGCTGTTGTCGAAGCCGGTGCGACAACGATTAACCTGCCGAATACGGTGGAACGCTATCGTCCGAAGCTCTATGTGGATCAGGTCAAGCAGGTTTACGAAGCTCTGCCCAAGAACATCACGATTTCTGTGCACTGCCATAACGACCTCGGCATGGCAACGGCTGCTACCGTTGAAAGTTTCTTTGTCGGTGCCACTCAGCTGGAAGTCGCTTTGAACGGCCTCGGCGAACGTTGCGGCAACACGAACTTCTACGAAGTGGCTATTGGCCTGCATAACTCCGGTGTCGAAACGGGACTGCATCTCGAACGCATTTACGAAACCGCAATTCTCGTGAGCCACTGGAGCGGCGTGCCTATATACATCCGCGCTCCGTTGATCGGTACTGAAGCTATCGTCCATCGCAGTGGCATCCACCAGGATGGCGCATCCAAGACGAAGGACATGAAGAAAGGCGCTTACCGTCCGATTGATTACTCTATCATCGGTCGTAACCAGAACGATACGCTCAGCTTTACAAGCCAGAGCGGTCGCACCGCCGTGTACGAAATCATCACGAAGTTCGGCTACAAGATGACCTTGCAGGAAGCTTCCAAGTTGCAGCCGGTGCTGAAGCGCTTGAGCGAAGCCGAAGGCGAACTCAGTGCCGAACGCGTGCTCGACGTGTTCCGCGAACAGTTCGTCAACGTGAACGGTCGCCTGGTGTTCAACAACATCGAAGTCATTCCGGACGAAAACCGCTTCATTTTCCACTTCAAGAAGGATGGCGAAGCGCTTGTGAAGTCCGTGACTGCCGAAGGTCCGATTGAGGCTGCTTTGATGCTCATGCGTGAAATCGGCATGCCGGTGGAACTCGTGAAGTACCGCCAACTCGTTGTTCCTGAAAAGGACAAGTTGTGGGCCGGTCGTGGCTTAAGCCGCATTGTCTTGAAGGCGAACAACGAAGAAGTCGAAGGTCGCGGTGTTTCGAGTGATACGCTCAAGGCCAACATGCGTGCTCTCTTCGGCGGCGTGAACCTGATTTACAAGAAAGCGTAA
- a CDS encoding FISUMP domain-containing protein — MQRIWIILAFVAVFLSMAYNLTFQNQKNGKRSAEDTMELIFKIEDKITAFGKIRDRKAAEKLLEKVAPSKIIEEFFEDSRDSVKYKAVKIGDQWWMAENLKYKQGEAACYKNDSTICKEYGRLYSWDEAEEACPPGWHLPQVSEVETLLKNVGGVQDEEKKFIWHNAGYFLKSKTGWQDYDEGVSGNGFDAFGFSALAAGRFGDDVLGFYYLNVGACFIVSRKNAPNRFNMLSMGYDSGNATLFSDDGSSRNGGGVLGHMDKDRYSIRCVKD; from the coding sequence ATGCAACGCATTTGGATAATACTTGCATTTGTTGCGGTGTTCCTTTCAATGGCGTATAACCTTACTTTCCAAAATCAAAAGAACGGAAAGAGATCGGCTGAAGATACTATGGAGCTTATCTTTAAAATTGAAGATAAGATTACGGCCTTTGGTAAAATAAGAGATAGAAAAGCTGCTGAAAAATTGTTGGAAAAAGTTGCGCCCTCAAAAATTATCGAGGAATTTTTTGAGGATAGCCGAGACAGCGTAAAGTACAAGGCCGTTAAAATTGGTGACCAGTGGTGGATGGCTGAAAATCTGAAGTATAAACAGGGGGAGGCCGCCTGCTATAAAAATGATTCTACCATTTGTAAAGAGTACGGTCGCCTCTACTCATGGGACGAGGCTGAAGAAGCGTGCCCTCCGGGTTGGCATTTGCCACAGGTGAGCGAGGTCGAAACGCTTTTGAAAAATGTTGGTGGCGTACAAGATGAAGAAAAAAAGTTTATATGGCATAATGCGGGTTATTTCTTGAAGTCCAAGACGGGATGGCAAGATTATGATGAGGGGGTGAGTGGAAATGGTTTTGATGCATTTGGTTTTTCGGCTCTAGCGGCAGGCAGGTTTGGTGATGATGTCCTTGGCTTCTATTATTTGAATGTTGGAGCCTGTTTTATTGTGTCGCGTAAAAATGCGCCAAATCGTTTCAATATGTTGTCGATGGGCTATGATTCGGGCAATGCGACTTTATTCAGTGATGACGGAAGTTCTAGAAATGGTGGTGGTGTTTTGGGCCATATGGACAAGGATCGATATTCCATCCGTTGCGTGAAAGATTAA
- a CDS encoding fibrobacter succinogenes major paralogous domain-containing protein: MNKRIAFFSLVCILLSSFIACGDDASNNSVVTETPIDLSSVPQATPCKTDSTDTCEYGTLTDDRDGQTYKTVKIGDQWWMAENLNLETSNSFCWGNNPEKCEQYGRLYPWSAVMDSAAVWSANGVNCGYGHDCNPVYPVSGLCPAGWHLPTFNEWRTLFGAVGGTQNATYLYDTDNAGKKLRSSGNWLYFAGTDSYGFNVVPAGYKGDQGAYYNEGREACFWTSSEERWYHAFSVNLREFEDGVGTGLWSKVYGSSVRCVKD; encoded by the coding sequence ATGAATAAACGTATTGCATTCTTTTCACTCGTTTGTATTCTTTTGTCTAGTTTCATCGCTTGCGGTGACGATGCGTCAAATAATTCTGTTGTAACGGAGACTCCCATAGATTTGTCTTCGGTTCCGCAGGCGACACCGTGCAAAACGGATAGTACAGATACATGCGAATACGGAACGTTGACGGATGACCGAGATGGTCAAACCTATAAGACCGTGAAAATTGGTGACCAGTGGTGGATGGCTGAAAACTTGAATCTGGAAACGTCCAATAGTTTCTGTTGGGGCAATAATCCCGAGAAGTGTGAACAATATGGCCGCCTTTATCCATGGTCTGCTGTGATGGATAGTGCTGCCGTGTGGAGCGCCAATGGTGTGAATTGTGGCTATGGCCATGATTGCAATCCGGTATATCCTGTGTCTGGATTGTGCCCGGCGGGTTGGCATTTGCCTACGTTTAATGAATGGCGAACATTGTTTGGTGCGGTAGGTGGTACTCAAAATGCAACTTACTTGTACGATACCGATAATGCGGGAAAAAAGCTCAGGTCTAGTGGTAACTGGCTTTATTTTGCAGGAACGGATTCGTACGGATTTAATGTGGTTCCTGCAGGCTATAAAGGTGATCAGGGCGCTTATTATAATGAGGGCCGTGAAGCGTGTTTTTGGACATCTTCAGAAGAACGGTGGTATCATGCATTTTCTGTGAATTTGAGAGAATTTGAGGATGGTGTTGGTACGGGTCTCTGGAGTAAAGTTTATGGCTCATCCGTCCGCTGTGTGAAAGATTAA
- a CDS encoding pyridoxal phosphate-dependent aminotransferase, producing MLSSRLPKDLSPSPFFAELERAKADVLAACANSDALPFIDMTVSSPVKAGLPVDLDDAVDEGRKAFGNWSPDAAGWKSAREAVVEYYRERGGNFTAGQIILTASTSEAYSVLFKTFCDPGDVILTPMPGYPLLDTLAQLEHLECAPYFLKLVRQPVKAKKNVILSEVKNPVKSTFRFVLDSDSLLAAPEHAKILLLVSPHNPTGHCISREEWNAAVSFCEENNMILVVDEVFGDYAFSDKVSRTWQYVFAPCHPERNEVESKDLWDAGGGDFINLPENGPKCPIFWLNGLSKAVGSPQLKLGWMAFYAPRENFEEIRAALEFVEDAYLSVSAPAQALGISLLPKASAYESRVRERLLTNWQMLREAFPSKYCPEVLGGWYAVVRLGEDDEELTLRLLREKHVLVQPGFFFDFDEDGWVVISLLQDPAVFKEAISRIKL from the coding sequence ATGCTTTCTTCACGTTTGCCTAAAGATCTTTCTCCGTCTCCATTTTTTGCTGAATTGGAACGCGCAAAAGCCGATGTGCTTGCTGCGTGCGCGAATTCAGATGCACTTCCGTTTATCGACATGACGGTGAGCTCGCCTGTGAAGGCTGGCTTGCCGGTGGATTTAGATGATGCGGTTGATGAAGGTCGTAAAGCTTTTGGCAACTGGAGTCCAGATGCGGCGGGTTGGAAATCGGCACGCGAGGCGGTGGTGGAGTATTACCGCGAACGTGGTGGCAATTTTACTGCTGGGCAGATAATCCTAACCGCAAGCACGAGCGAAGCTTATTCCGTTTTGTTCAAGACGTTCTGCGATCCGGGCGATGTGATTTTGACGCCGATGCCAGGCTATCCGCTTTTGGATACGCTTGCGCAGCTCGAGCATTTGGAATGTGCTCCGTACTTTTTGAAACTTGTACGGCAACCGGTTAAGGCGAAAAAAAACGTCATTCTGAGCGAAGTGAAGAATCCAGTAAAATCCACCTTCCGTTTTGTCCTGGATTCCGACAGCCTCTTGGCGGCGCCGGAACATGCAAAAATCTTGTTGCTTGTCTCGCCACATAATCCGACTGGTCATTGCATCTCTCGTGAAGAATGGAACGCTGCGGTCAGTTTCTGCGAAGAGAACAACATGATTCTCGTCGTCGACGAAGTATTCGGCGATTATGCTTTCTCGGATAAAGTCTCGCGCACTTGGCAATATGTTTTCGCGCCTTGTCATCCTGAGCGAAACGAAGTGGAGTCGAAGGATCTCTGGGATGCGGGCGGGGGAGACTTTATTAACCTTCCCGAAAACGGTCCGAAGTGCCCGATTTTCTGGCTGAATGGTCTCAGCAAAGCTGTGGGCTCGCCGCAGCTAAAGCTCGGCTGGATGGCTTTCTACGCCCCGCGCGAAAATTTCGAAGAAATTCGCGCGGCTCTCGAGTTCGTCGAAGACGCATACTTGAGCGTTTCTGCACCTGCGCAGGCTCTCGGCATTTCGCTTTTACCCAAGGCTTCTGCTTATGAATCGCGTGTCCGCGAGCGACTCCTAACTAATTGGCAGATGCTTCGCGAAGCGTTCCCGTCCAAGTATTGTCCCGAAGTTCTCGGTGGCTGGTACGCTGTTGTGCGTCTTGGCGAAGATGACGAAGAACTCACGCTTCGCTTGCTTCGAGAAAAGCATGTGCTTGTACAGCCGGGCTTCTTCTTTGATTTTGACGAAGATGGCTGGGTGGTCATTAGCCTGCTGCAAGACCCTGCGGTTTTCAAAGAAGCGATTTCTCGCATTAAACTGTAA